A region of Hippoglossus stenolepis isolate QCI-W04-F060 chromosome 7, HSTE1.2, whole genome shotgun sequence DNA encodes the following proteins:
- the il12ba gene encoding interleukin 12Ba codes for MKFFTCSIIMSVFLKVSSQNPLDVWTLLPNILVVEVNGSPGQQPLSCLGSPQEGSRKDNKSQDIIWKKNGVVEEQRGNSYLVQLEESLGGGNYTCHREDGSLVNHTVVLIQEEETERGTILVKNDQGNYLKCLAQNYNGEFHCSWTWHTSCVGKVEFIKVWRISDDSDNQCSLDTSTQRWTCSSGQRNFSCSVDEHGHGISCRDDQHCPYAEESQRIYVAVYVRTQHFLVEIYSQRFYLAEIVKPDMVRISKVNTTMIEWSYPSSWSSPYSYFPLTFQIAQLRRGCKWCDKPCTESKHAKTLTVQSTDICRFKVKHRAQAVCVRAKDALCNSQWSEWSHLRLRRKKKNKRRQNGE; via the exons ATGAAGTTCTTCACTTGCAGCATCATCATGTCTGTATTTCTTAAAGTCTCCAGCCAAAATCCTCTGGACGTTTGGACTCTGCTCCCCAACA TTCTGGTTGTGGAGGTGAACGGCTCTCCGGGCCAGCAGCCCCTGAGCTGCTTGGGCTCGCCACAGGAGGGGTCaaggaaagacaacaagagTCAGGACATTATTTGGAAGAAGAATGGAGTAGTGGAAGAACAGAGAGGAAACTCGTACTTGGTGCAGCTGGAGGAAAGTTTAGGAGGGGGCAACTACACCTGCCACAGAGAGGACGGATCACTGGTCAATCACACGGTGGTTCTGATCCAGGAGGAGGAAACCGAGAGGGGGACGATTCTTGTAAAAAATGATCAAG GAAATTACTTGAAGTGCTTGGCTCAAAATTACAACGGAGAGTTTCACTGCTCTTGGACCTGGCACACAAGTTGTGTCGGCAAAGTAGAATTTATCAAAGTTTGGCG CATTTCTGACGACAGTGACAACCAGTGTTCTTTGGACACCAGTACCCAGCGCTGGACGTGCTCCTCAGGTCAGAGGAACTTCAGCTGCTCAGTCGATGAACATGGACACGGGATCTCCTGCCGGGACGACCAGCACTGCCCCTACGCTGAGGAGAGCCAGCGGATCTACGTCGCTGTGTACGTTAGGACCCAGCACTTCCTGGTGGAGATCTACTCTCAACGGTTTTACCTGGCAGAGATAG TGAAACCTGACATGGTGAGGATCAGTAAAGTCAACACTACGATGATAGAGTGGAGTTACCCGAGCTCCTGGAGCAGTCCCTACTCCTACTTCCCTCTCACGTTCCAGATAGCACAGCTCAGGCGGGGATGCAAATGGTGTGACAAACCCTGCACTGAGTCAAAACATGCAAAA acaCTGACAGTCCAATCCACAGACATTTGCCGATTTAAAGTCAAGCACAGGGCCCAGGCTGTGTGTGTCCGAGCAAAGGATGCTCTCTGTAACTCCCAGTGGAGCGAGTGGAGCCACCTCAG attgaggagaaagaaaaagaacaaacgTCGGCAAAACGGTGAATAA